One genomic segment of Arcobacter porcinus includes these proteins:
- the napH gene encoding quinol dehydrogenase ferredoxin subunit NapH: MIKKYRFLIARRVSQISIMCLYILANIYGINILMGNLSSSLLLETINLSDPFAVLQMFFAGAIISFDIALGAFIIAIFYFTIGGRAFCSWVCPVNIITDFANYLRRVLKFDEVQKRQPATRNLRYWLILISFIISYFMSVAAFELISPVSMIHRGLIFGLGFGFATILVIFLFDLFVLKNGWCGHLCPLGGFYSLIGRFSLIRVHHNHTKCTNCMKCKVVCPEIQVLHMINKSSEAVLDECTNCGRCIEVCDDEALNFSIRNYIKDKK, encoded by the coding sequence ATGATTAAAAAATATAGATTTTTAATAGCTAGAAGAGTTAGTCAAATCTCTATTATGTGCTTATATATCTTGGCAAATATATATGGAATAAATATATTAATGGGAAATTTAAGTAGTTCATTATTACTTGAAACTATTAATTTAAGTGATCCTTTCGCTGTTTTACAAATGTTTTTTGCAGGAGCAATTATCTCTTTTGATATAGCTTTAGGAGCATTTATCATAGCAATATTTTATTTTACTATTGGTGGTAGAGCTTTTTGTTCTTGGGTTTGTCCTGTAAATATTATTACAGATTTTGCAAACTACTTAAGAAGAGTTTTGAAATTTGATGAAGTCCAAAAAAGACAACCAGCAACTAGAAATCTTAGATATTGGCTTATTTTAATAAGTTTTATTATCTCTTATTTTATGAGTGTTGCTGCTTTTGAATTAATATCTCCTGTTTCAATGATTCATAGAGGGTTAATATTTGGATTAGGTTTTGGATTTGCAACAATATTAGTAATATTTTTGTTTGACCTATTTGTTTTAAAAAATGGTTGGTGTGGGCATCTTTGTCCTCTTGGTGGATTTTATTCACTAATTGGAAGATTTAGCCTTATAAGAGTGCATCACAATCACACAAAATGTACAAACTGTATGAAGTGTAAAGTAGTTTGTCCTGAAATACAAGTACTTCATATGATAAATAAAAGTTCTGAAGCTGTTTTAGATGAGTGTACAAATTGTGGAAGATGTATTGAAGTGTGCGATGATGAAGCACTTAATTTTTCAATAAGAAACTATATAAAGGATAAAAAATGA
- a CDS encoding chaperone NapD: MNISSIVVQTLPKNLDSVINDLKKSGVCDYHIHDEKGRIIVTIEGKNVEEELKKLKVIEAIPFVSSADMQMSYSEEELSSHLEVLENSDAVPKVLNDKDIKAEDIIYRGDLKKKDLVDFSKEFDKA, translated from the coding sequence ATGAATATTTCAAGCATTGTGGTACAAACTTTACCAAAAAATCTGGATAGTGTAATTAATGATTTAAAAAAATCAGGAGTTTGTGATTATCATATACATGATGAAAAAGGTCGAATAATTGTTACTATTGAAGGAAAAAATGTAGAAGAAGAGCTTAAAAAATTAAAAGTAATAGAAGCTATTCCTTTTGTAAGTAGTGCTGATATGCAGATGTCTTATAGTGAAGAAGAGTTATCAAGCCATCTTGAAGTTTTAGAAAATTCAGATGCTGTTCCTAAAGTTTTAAATGACAAGGATATAAAAGCTGAAGATATTATCTATAGAGGAGATCTTAAAAAGAAAGATTTAGTGGATTTTTCAAAGGAATTTGACAAAGCATAG
- a CDS encoding Crp/Fnr family transcriptional regulator, with translation MTLKNCIENLDFFKNLNHEQIELLSSFSFIKNYEKDSILFYQSDKKNSLLFLVQGLIKIYKYDKFDNEIFLYHINPNSLISELSSIENSEIISYSNSAFIENSTVLAVDFQKFKEHFLDTDILIKELMNSLLKKNHKLQSLLDRELVFDATAKVAYMLFSDLKLFNSIKRQEVSFMLHIQPETLSRVLKKLTRDNIIEIESQEVIIKDSFLLEAIFKGVSI, from the coding sequence ATGACTTTAAAAAATTGTATTGAAAATCTAGATTTTTTTAAAAATTTAAATCATGAACAGATTGAGTTACTTTCTAGTTTTTCTTTTATAAAAAACTATGAAAAAGATTCAATACTATTTTACCAATCTGACAAAAAAAATAGTCTTCTTTTTTTAGTTCAAGGTTTAATAAAAATATATAAATATGATAAGTTTGACAATGAAATTTTTTTGTATCATATTAATCCAAACTCTTTAATTAGTGAATTAAGTTCAATTGAAAATAGTGAAATAATATCTTATTCAAATAGTGCTTTTATAGAAAATTCAACAGTTTTAGCAGTAGATTTTCAAAAATTCAAAGAACATTTTTTGGATACTGATATTTTAATAAAAGAACTTATGAACTCTCTTTTAAAAAAAAATCACAAGCTTCAATCTCTATTAGATAGAGAGTTGGTTTTTGATGCAACAGCAAAAGTTGCTTATATGCTTTTTTCTGATTTAAAACTATTCAATAGTATAAAAAGGCAAGAGGTTAGTTTTATGCTTCATATTCAACCTGAAACACTATCAAGAGTTTTGAAAAAACTTACAAGAGATAATATAATTGAAATAGAGAGTCAAGAGGTTATAATAAAAGACTCTTTTTTACTTGAAGCTATTTTTAAAGGAGTTTCTATATGA
- a CDS encoding type IV pili methyl-accepting chemotaxis transducer N-terminal domain-containing protein, whose translation MKKRTISTKIKIIGIFFTLLMVSVIATTIYLNNKSQKDATLINIAGKQRMLTQNISKNIFYLYSNKNASLSELLNSRDEFIYNLNNLKNRENLSNTKIDTQFLKVEYLWKSFDKNIELFINNLHSLNDDELKIIVDNIYESNPILLSKVDELVSLYTINSEQKVSFLKNTQYLFAILIIFLIIYSFLELKTMERNAINFLEESKKVMEQNLAEPLKPLEIDAEKELIEASNMFNSFLNKINLAIKDSNNALIQSQSASFKLEELTNEFDEIINALKDKNELSNHLNRSEDIAIETHEQLIFSTKRLEDLKKELEKIANTLEENK comes from the coding sequence ATGAAAAAAAGAACTATTAGCACAAAAATAAAAATAATTGGAATATTTTTTACACTATTAATGGTAAGTGTAATTGCAACAACTATTTATTTAAATAATAAAAGCCAAAAAGATGCAACTCTTATAAATATTGCTGGAAAGCAAAGAATGCTTACTCAAAATATATCTAAAAATATATTTTATCTTTACTCAAATAAAAATGCATCTTTAAGTGAATTGTTAAATAGTAGAGATGAATTTATCTACAATCTTAATAATCTAAAAAATAGAGAAAACTTATCAAATACAAAAATAGATACTCAGTTTTTAAAAGTTGAATATTTATGGAAAAGCTTTGATAAAAATATAGAGCTTTTTATAAATAATCTTCACTCTTTAAATGATGATGAACTAAAGATAATAGTAGATAATATTTATGAATCAAATCCTATTCTTTTGAGTAAAGTAGATGAGTTAGTAAGTCTTTATACAATAAATAGTGAGCAAAAAGTTAGCTTTTTAAAGAATACTCAATATCTTTTTGCAATACTAATTATATTTCTAATCATTTATAGTTTTTTAGAGTTAAAAACTATGGAAAGAAATGCAATTAATTTTTTAGAAGAGTCAAAAAAAGTTATGGAACAAAATTTAGCTGAACCTCTTAAGCCTCTTGAAATTGATGCAGAAAAAGAGTTAATTGAAGCTTCTAATATGTTTAATAGTTTTCTTAATAAGATAAATCTTGCAATAAAAGACTCTAATAATGCATTAATTCAATCTCAAAGTGCTTCTTTTAAATTAGAAGAACTAACAAATGAATTTGATGAAATTATAAATGCATTAAAAGATAAAAATGAGTTATCAAACCATTTAAATAGAAGTGAAGATATAGCTATTGAAACTCATGAGCAATTAATCTTCTCAACAAAACGGCTAGAAGATCTTAAAAAAGAGCTTGAAAAAATAGCAAACACTCTTGAAGAGAACAAATAA
- a CDS encoding glycosyl transferase — protein sequence MKNNKIFKTFIKAVGTGIKGNRDLNFEEVYEASLQILRKDATDAQIGAFLIAWRVKLETTEEFKACIKALNSLMKISKIDDSILLGYNSDGRERTPYLFPLYENILKKFYEKNSDIKRLNLVISGDLLQPTKNGFGTKDIFKSFDENQYVKFIDRVEYLKELSDLTSLRQELGLRTAFNTVEKLLNPSLSEYGVCGVFHKPYVQKYIDMFEDNFKKVTVIRGNEGDIEVFKDSKFWQKEQGKIVEKEFFLKDFGINIDKDFENISLEENINILKNPDRDILNLAKFNVALYLLFSSRVKTLDEAWQRMN from the coding sequence ATGAAAAATAATAAAATTTTTAAAACCTTTATAAAAGCTGTTGGAACTGGAATAAAAGGCAATAGAGATTTAAATTTTGAAGAAGTTTATGAAGCAAGTTTACAAATATTAAGAAAAGATGCAACAGATGCTCAAATCGGGGCTTTTTTGATTGCTTGGAGAGTTAAGCTTGAGACTACTGAAGAGTTTAAAGCTTGTATAAAAGCTCTAAACTCTTTAATGAAAATCAGTAAAATAGATGACTCGATTTTACTTGGATATAACAGTGATGGAAGAGAAAGAACACCATATCTATTTCCTTTATATGAGAATATTTTAAAAAAGTTTTATGAAAAAAATAGTGATATAAAAAGATTAAATCTTGTAATTAGTGGAGATTTGTTACAGCCTACAAAGAATGGTTTTGGAACAAAAGATATATTTAAAAGTTTTGATGAAAATCAATATGTAAAATTTATTGATAGAGTAGAATATTTAAAAGAGTTAAGTGATTTAACATCTTTAAGGCAAGAACTTGGATTAAGAACAGCATTTAATACGGTTGAAAAACTTTTAAATCCAAGTCTTAGTGAATATGGAGTTTGTGGAGTTTTTCATAAACCATATGTGCAAAAATATATTGATATGTTTGAAGATAATTTTAAAAAAGTTACAGTTATAAGAGGGAATGAAGGAGATATAGAAGTTTTTAAAGACTCTAAGTTTTGGCAAAAAGAGCAAGGAAAAATAGTAGAAAAAGAGTTTTTCTTAAAAGATTTTGGAATAAATATAGATAAAGATTTTGAAAACATAAGCTTAGAAGAGAATATAAATATACTGAAAAATCCAGATAGAGATATTTTAAATCTGGCAAAATTTAATGTAGCTTTATATTTACTATTTTCATCAAGAGTAAAAACACTTGATGAAGCTTGGCAAAGAATGAATTAA
- the serS gene encoding serine--tRNA ligase: protein MIDIKLLQNDFEKISQALEKKGVSNELLNSLKEKALKTKQKRQEMEEITASQNLLSKEFGRYKKENLDISELQSKINSLKTQKQDMEDEVRDLENELNSIILGVPNTPDDSVPIGADENENIVLEVLGKKPEFAFTPKEHWDISCDWLDFERGVKLAKSRFTALKGQGARLERALINYMLDFNRERGFNEWYVPFMANSNTLLGTGQLPKFEDDLFKIEGEDLYLIPTSEVSLTNLYNDEILDKNELPLLLTSYTPCFRKEAGSAGRDTRGFIRQHQFDKVEMVAITSQEQSNEIFEKMVQTASDLLSSLGLCHQKVQLCTGDLGFSAATTIDLEVWLPGQNKFREISSISNTRDFQARRAKIRYKDDKKNIFVHTLNGSSLAVGRTLVAIMENYQQEDGTIIIPEVLKPYLK from the coding sequence ATGATAGATATAAAACTACTACAAAATGATTTTGAAAAGATTAGCCAAGCTTTAGAAAAAAAAGGTGTAAGCAACGAATTATTAAATAGTTTAAAAGAAAAAGCCCTAAAAACAAAGCAAAAAAGACAAGAGATGGAAGAGATAACTGCTTCTCAAAATCTTCTATCAAAAGAGTTTGGAAGATACAAAAAAGAGAATCTTGATATTAGTGAACTTCAATCAAAAATTAATTCTTTAAAAACTCAAAAACAAGATATGGAAGATGAAGTTAGAGATTTAGAAAATGAATTAAACTCTATTATTTTAGGTGTACCAAATACTCCTGATGATAGTGTTCCTATTGGAGCTGATGAGAATGAAAATATTGTTTTAGAAGTTCTTGGGAAAAAGCCAGAGTTTGCTTTTACTCCAAAAGAGCATTGGGATATCTCTTGTGATTGGTTAGATTTTGAAAGAGGTGTAAAACTAGCAAAATCAAGATTTACAGCTCTTAAAGGGCAGGGTGCAAGACTTGAAAGAGCCTTAATAAATTATATGCTTGATTTTAATAGAGAAAGAGGATTTAATGAGTGGTATGTTCCTTTTATGGCAAACTCAAATACTCTTTTAGGAACAGGACAACTTCCAAAATTTGAAGATGATTTATTCAAAATAGAAGGAGAAGATTTATACCTAATTCCAACATCAGAAGTGAGTCTTACAAATCTTTATAATGATGAAATATTAGATAAAAATGAGTTACCTTTGCTTCTTACATCATATACACCTTGTTTTAGAAAAGAAGCAGGAAGTGCAGGTCGAGATACAAGAGGTTTTATAAGACAACATCAATTTGATAAGGTTGAAATGGTTGCTATAACTTCACAAGAGCAGTCAAATGAAATTTTTGAAAAAATGGTACAAACAGCTAGTGATTTATTAAGTTCTCTAGGGCTTTGTCATCAAAAAGTTCAACTATGTACAGGAGATTTAGGATTTAGTGCAGCAACAACTATTGATTTAGAAGTGTGGTTACCAGGACAAAATAAATTTAGAGAGATATCTTCAATATCAAATACAAGAGATTTCCAAGCAAGACGAGCAAAAATAAGATATAAAGATGACAAAAAAAATATATTTGTACATACTTTAAATGGTTCAAGTTTGGCTGTTGGAAGAACACTTGTTGCTATAATGGAAAATTACCAACAAGAAGATGGAACAATAATAATACCAGAAGTTTTAAAACCATATTTAAAATAA
- a CDS encoding nitrate reductase cytochrome c-type subunit → MKFFKIALISLIAIFFIACNEEKKEDNFGLRTGDLFDESSIVADPTNYSTDVAGTSVKIKRAFENAPPMIPHDTEGMLPITIDNNQCVTCHDPMIAESMGATALPKSHFTDFREGVKIDNKGNLIRDGKNIDSSELKTIVKPLDHLSNARFNCSACHAPQSDNENVPKNNFTTEFRSVDLNDKSNLIDVVGEGVR, encoded by the coding sequence ATGAAATTTTTTAAAATTGCCTTAATCTCACTTATTGCTATATTTTTCATAGCATGTAATGAAGAGAAAAAAGAGGATAATTTTGGATTAAGAACAGGGGATTTATTTGATGAAAGTTCAATTGTTGCTGATCCTACAAATTATAGTACAGATGTAGCAGGTACTAGTGTTAAAATAAAAAGAGCTTTTGAAAATGCTCCTCCTATGATTCCTCATGATACAGAAGGAATGCTTCCAATTACTATTGATAATAATCAATGTGTAACTTGTCATGACCCTATGATTGCTGAATCAATGGGAGCAACTGCTCTTCCAAAATCTCACTTCACAGATTTTAGAGAAGGTGTTAAAATAGATAATAAAGGAAATCTAATAAGAGATGGGAAAAATATAGATAGTAGTGAATTAAAAACTATTGTAAAACCTTTAGATCACCTATCAAATGCTAGATTTAACTGTTCTGCTTGTCATGCACCACAATCAGACAATGAAAATGTTCCTAAAAATAACTTTACAACAGAGTTTAGAAGTGTTGATTTAAATGATAAATCAAACTTAATTGATGTTGTTGGTGAAGGTGTAAGATAG
- the napA gene encoding nitrate reductase catalytic subunit NapA: protein MSLSRRDFLKSSAAASAAAAIGMTIPKDLEAQANVAEGGWRWDKAACRFCGTGCGIMLATKEGKIVAVKGDPAAPVNRGLNCIKGYFNAKIMYGADRLKTPLLRMNKKGEFDKNGDFAPISWERAFDEMEKHIKLALKEKGPEGIGVFASGQYTIMEGYAAVKMMKAGFRSNAIDPNARHCMASAVVGFYQTFGIDEPSGCYDDIELTDTIVCWGSNMAEMHPILWSRVTDRKLSDPDNVKVINISTYRHRTSDIADMEIIFTPHTDLALWNYIAHEIVYNHPESIDWNFVKEHIVFAASPVNIGYGMRRDDEKSIKDGKYSDKEMEIVKKEMQTIVSKTEAPALAPYGYKEGDTMTHKNAGLAHWEISFEEYKKFLEPYNLDYVATIAKGDPDEDIEVFKKKLKQLANWYIEKSRKVVSFWTMGMNQHTRGTWVNTLAYNVHFLLNKQAKPGSGAFSLTGQPSACGTAREVGTFTHRLPADMMNENPKHREITEKAWNVPLGTINPKGTQAFMKIMRDLEDGNMKFAWVNVNNPWQNTANANHWLKAARQMDNFIVTSDPYPGISAKVSDLVLPSAMIYEKWGGYGNAERRTQLWRQQVLPIGDSMSDTWQWVELSKRFTVKDLWGEQSLLSTDNKVKLPNIIEEAKAMGYNEDTTMYEILFANKRAKSYKIDPKDPIQAGFDNTEASGDSRNVLGSDGKPWQGYGFFIQKYLFEEYADFGRGHAHDLADFDTYHRVRGLKWPVVDGKETSWRFNTKYDPYAKKANPNSDFAFYGTLAKELAQGDLLGVKDKTKKSLKNKAKIFARPYMDPPEMPDNEYPIWLSTGRVLEHWHSGTMTMRVPELYRAVPEALCYIHPEDAKKYGVKQGELAWVESRRGKVKARVETRGRNRPSRGLVYVPWFDEKVFINKVCLDATCPQSGQTDFKKCAVKVYKA, encoded by the coding sequence ATGTCACTTTCACGAAGAGATTTTCTAAAAAGTTCAGCAGCAGCAAGTGCAGCAGCAGCTATTGGTATGACTATACCAAAAGATCTTGAAGCACAAGCAAATGTAGCTGAAGGTGGTTGGCGTTGGGATAAAGCAGCCTGTAGATTTTGTGGAACAGGTTGTGGAATTATGCTTGCAACAAAAGAGGGAAAAATTGTAGCAGTTAAAGGTGATCCAGCAGCACCTGTAAATAGAGGATTAAACTGTATTAAAGGTTATTTTAATGCAAAAATCATGTATGGAGCTGATAGATTAAAAACTCCTCTTTTAAGAATGAATAAAAAAGGTGAATTTGATAAGAATGGAGATTTTGCACCTATTTCTTGGGAAAGAGCTTTTGATGAGATGGAAAAACATATCAAATTAGCCTTAAAAGAGAAAGGTCCTGAAGGAATTGGAGTATTTGCAAGTGGTCAATATACAATTATGGAAGGTTATGCTGCTGTTAAAATGATGAAAGCAGGATTTAGATCTAATGCTATTGATCCAAATGCAAGACACTGTATGGCTAGTGCTGTTGTTGGTTTCTATCAAACTTTTGGTATTGATGAGCCAAGTGGTTGTTATGATGATATTGAACTTACAGATACAATTGTTTGTTGGGGTTCAAACATGGCAGAGATGCACCCAATTTTATGGTCAAGAGTAACAGATAGAAAACTTAGTGATCCTGATAATGTAAAGGTTATTAATATTTCAACTTATAGACATAGAACATCAGATATTGCTGATATGGAGATAATATTTACTCCTCATACTGATTTAGCTTTATGGAACTATATTGCACATGAAATTGTATATAATCATCCAGAATCGATTGATTGGAATTTTGTAAAAGAGCATATTGTTTTTGCAGCAAGTCCAGTTAATATTGGTTATGGAATGAGAAGAGATGATGAAAAATCAATCAAAGATGGAAAATATTCTGATAAAGAGATGGAAATTGTAAAAAAAGAGATGCAAACAATAGTTTCAAAAACTGAAGCTCCTGCACTTGCACCTTATGGTTACAAAGAGGGTGATACAATGACTCACAAAAATGCAGGTCTTGCTCACTGGGAAATCTCTTTTGAAGAGTATAAAAAGTTCCTTGAACCGTATAATTTAGACTATGTAGCAACTATTGCAAAAGGTGATCCAGATGAAGATATCGAAGTATTTAAGAAAAAACTTAAACAACTTGCAAATTGGTATATAGAAAAAAGTAGAAAAGTTGTAAGTTTCTGGACAATGGGTATGAACCAACACACAAGAGGAACTTGGGTAAATACTTTAGCTTATAATGTTCACTTTTTACTAAATAAACAAGCAAAACCAGGAAGTGGTGCATTCTCACTTACAGGGCAACCAAGTGCTTGTGGAACAGCAAGAGAAGTTGGAACATTTACACATAGACTTCCAGCTGATATGATGAATGAAAATCCAAAACATAGAGAGATAACAGAAAAAGCATGGAATGTACCTCTTGGAACAATTAATCCAAAAGGAACTCAAGCATTTATGAAAATAATGAGAGATTTAGAAGATGGAAATATGAAGTTTGCTTGGGTAAATGTAAATAATCCTTGGCAAAATACAGCAAATGCAAATCACTGGCTAAAAGCAGCTAGACAAATGGATAATTTCATTGTTACAAGTGATCCTTATCCTGGAATTTCTGCAAAAGTATCGGATCTTGTTTTACCATCTGCTATGATTTATGAAAAATGGGGTGGATATGGTAATGCTGAAAGAAGAACTCAATTATGGAGACAACAAGTTCTTCCAATAGGTGATTCAATGAGTGATACTTGGCAATGGGTTGAATTATCAAAAAGATTTACAGTTAAAGATTTATGGGGTGAGCAAAGCTTACTAAGTACAGATAACAAAGTAAAACTTCCAAATATTATTGAAGAAGCAAAAGCTATGGGATATAATGAAGATACAACAATGTATGAGATTTTATTTGCAAATAAAAGAGCAAAATCTTATAAAATAGATCCTAAAGACCCTATTCAAGCTGGATTTGATAACACTGAAGCATCTGGAGATAGCAGAAATGTTTTAGGAAGCGATGGTAAACCTTGGCAAGGATATGGATTCTTTATTCAAAAGTATCTTTTTGAAGAATATGCAGATTTTGGAAGAGGACATGCACACGATTTAGCAGATTTCGATACTTATCATAGAGTAAGAGGATTAAAATGGCCAGTTGTTGATGGAAAAGAGACTTCTTGGAGATTTAATACAAAATATGATCCATATGCTAAAAAAGCAAATCCAAATAGTGATTTTGCATTCTATGGAACATTAGCAAAAGAGTTAGCTCAAGGTGATTTATTAGGAGTTAAAGACAAAACTAAAAAATCATTAAAAAACAAAGCAAAAATATTTGCAAGACCATATATGGACCCACCTGAAATGCCAGATAATGAGTACCCAATTTGGTTAAGTACAGGAAGAGTTTTAGAGCACTGGCATAGTGGAACAATGACAATGAGAGTTCCTGAGCTTTATAGAGCAGTTCCAGAAGCACTTTGTTATATACACCCTGAAGATGCAAAAAAATATGGCGTAAAACAAGGTGAATTGGCTTGGGTTGAAAGTAGAAGAGGAAAAGTAAAAGCAAGAGTTGAAACAAGAGGAAGAAATAGACCAAGTAGAGGTCTTGTATATGTTCCTTGGTTTGATGAAAAAGTATTTATAAACAAAGTTTGTTTAGATGCAACTTGTCCTCAATCTGGTCAAACTGACTTTAAAAAATGTGCTGTAAAAGTTTATAAGGCTTAA
- the napG gene encoding ferredoxin-type protein NapG: MNIIKNYQENRRKFLLKSARTIGLVVLGGLTWSAYLSEVKATSLILRPPAALKEDDFLATCIKCGLCVEACPFDTLKLAKPGDNLPLGIPYFIPRDIPCYMCVDIPCVPICPTNALDEKLVKNKDNEFEIRQMEMGVAIVDEKSCVAFWGIQCDACYRACPLLGEAINIVYEKNERTGKHAFLKPVVDSDICTGCGLCEKACITEKPAIFVLPKDVALGKVGNHYIKGWDKADEQRLKDANATKGVTNINKKSAIDSLNSGLEDLLDD, translated from the coding sequence ATGAATATAATAAAAAACTATCAAGAAAATAGAAGAAAATTTCTTTTAAAAAGTGCTAGAACTATTGGTCTAGTAGTTCTTGGTGGTTTAACATGGAGTGCATATTTAAGTGAAGTAAAAGCTACTTCACTTATTTTAAGACCACCAGCTGCTTTAAAAGAGGATGACTTTTTAGCAACTTGTATAAAATGTGGACTTTGTGTTGAGGCATGTCCTTTTGATACATTAAAATTAGCAAAACCCGGGGATAATTTACCTTTAGGAATTCCCTATTTTATTCCTAGAGATATCCCTTGCTATATGTGTGTTGATATTCCTTGTGTTCCTATTTGTCCAACAAATGCTTTAGATGAAAAACTTGTAAAAAATAAAGATAATGAGTTTGAAATAAGACAAATGGAAATGGGTGTTGCAATAGTAGATGAAAAATCTTGTGTAGCATTTTGGGGAATACAATGTGATGCTTGTTATAGAGCTTGTCCACTTTTAGGAGAAGCTATAAATATAGTGTATGAAAAAAATGAAAGAACAGGAAAACATGCATTCTTGAAACCTGTTGTAGATAGTGATATCTGTACTGGTTGTGGACTTTGTGAAAAAGCTTGTATTACTGAAAAACCAGCTATTTTTGTACTACCAAAAGATGTAGCTTTAGGAAAAGTTGGTAACCACTATATTAAAGGTTGGGATAAAGCAGATGAACAAAGATTAAAAGATGCAAATGCAACAAAAGGAGTAACCAATATAAATAAAAAGAGTGCAATTGATTCTTTAAACAGTGGACTGGAGGATTTATTAGATGATTAA
- a CDS encoding ferredoxin-type protein NapF, giving the protein MDRRELFSSLSKSFRNESRKIKRVRPPYFIDENIFFTNCINCSTKDCITACEENIILLDDDQTIFLDFSKSGCTYCDLCANACTNSVLKIEDKTKIDAKFEIDILSCLSWQNTMCFSCKDPCLDNAIDFLGVFRPSINDNCTSCGFCLKVCPSGAIKIK; this is encoded by the coding sequence ATGGATAGAAGAGAGCTTTTTAGCTCTCTTTCTAAATCTTTTAGAAATGAGAGTAGAAAAATAAAAAGAGTTAGACCTCCATATTTTATAGATGAAAATATTTTTTTCACAAACTGTATAAATTGCTCTACAAAAGATTGTATTACGGCTTGTGAAGAAAATATAATTTTATTAGATGATGACCAAACTATATTTTTAGATTTTTCAAAAAGTGGTTGTACTTATTGTGATTTATGTGCGAATGCTTGTACAAATAGTGTTTTAAAAATTGAAGATAAAACTAAAATAGATGCTAAGTTTGAAATAGATATTCTTTCTTGTTTATCTTGGCAAAATACTATGTGCTTTTCTTGTAAAGATCCTTGTTTAGATAATGCAATTGATTTTTTAGGAGTTTTTAGACCTTCAATAAATGATAATTGTACTTCATGTGGGTTTTGTTTAAAAGTTTGTCCAAGTGGTGCAATTAAAATAAAATAG